One Malus sylvestris chromosome 14, drMalSylv7.2, whole genome shotgun sequence DNA segment encodes these proteins:
- the LOC126599134 gene encoding uncharacterized protein LOC126599134, with protein sequence MSTNNESINNSNVNMFNMMDDAFGRMHDDDDDDQDTIGVQDTMWGGDMTNALRVDVDSYDMLLREAQNELYLGCNQYTVLFYVVELIHNKVDNHMTNKVIDKMLAIMKKMCHKPNNVLESFCECKKILKGLGLGCENIRVCYYDCILFYKEHEKKDRCPVCNEPKYKDSHYEQRKKVPRKVLRYFPLKPRLQRLFMSRYTSEDMRWHKEKRVNDPNTMRHPADSITWKEFDQMYPDFIQDPRNVRLGLAGDGFTLFSNISKPYSMWPVVIFPYNLPPWKCMKNPFSFLTLLIPGPKAPINEIDVYLRPLVDELSKLWENGFQTHDKMIESTFNLRGTVMWTINDFPAYRNLSSWSTHNKLACPVCNEDGSYTKLRSKYCHIGHCHYLPMNHSWRKNTQLFNGRREMRHRPQEFSGNDILDQFNYLVPHKFGKHDSNKDRKRKRNVEELNWTRKSIFFELEYWSKLKIRHNLDVMHIEKNIFDYLIGTLLNTGKSKDTLKARMDLQDMNIRESLHLKLNARNILDKHLAQYVFKSSERKDFLHWLESIKFSGGYAVNISHKVSVDEGNVLCLKSHDCHMLMQRVLPVGVRKHLKKKIYGPLVELSSFFQQICAKTLIVSDLDKLEEDIILILCKLEKIFPPAFFVPMVHLTVHLPREAKLAGPVGYRWMYLVER encoded by the coding sequence ATGTCTACGAACAATGAGTCGATCAATAATTCTAATGTCAACATGTTTAATATGATGGATGATGCATTTGGAAGAAtgcatgatgatgatgatgatgatcaagATACAATAGGGGTCCAAGATACCATGTGGGGCGGAGATATGACCAATGCTCTTAGGGTAGATGTTGATTCTTATGATATGTTGCTTCGTGAAGCTCAAAATGAACTATACCTTGGATGCAATCAATATACAGTTTTGTTTTATGTTGTGGAGTTAATTCACAACAAAGTTGATAATCACATGACAAACAAGGTCATTGATAAGATGCTAGCAATAATGAAGAAGATGTGtcacaaaccaaacaatgttCTCGAATCATTCTGTGAGTGCAAGAAGATATTGAAAGGTCTTGGATTAGGGTGTGAGAATATACGTGTTTGCTATTATGATTGTATCTTGTTCTATAAAGAACATGAAAAGAAAGATAGATGTCCAGTTTGTAATGAGCCAAAGTATAAAGATAGTCATTATGAGCAAAGAAAAAAGGTTCCAAGAAAAGTGTTACGATATTTTCCACTTAAACCCAGGCTACAAAGGTTGTTCATGTCGAGATATACGAGTGAAGACATGAGGTGGCATAAGGAAAAAAGAGTTAATGATCCGAACACAATGAGACATCCAGCAGACTCTATCACATGGAAAGAATTTGACCAAATGTACCCTGATTTTATTCAAGACCCAAGAAATGTCAGATTGGGCCTTGCAGGTGACGGGTTTACTCTATTTTCAAATATAAGTAAGCCGTACAGTATGTGGCCAGTTGTTATATTTCCATATAATTTGCCCCCTTGGAAATGCATGAAAAACCCATTCTCTTTTTTAACCTTGTTAATTCCTGGGCCAAAAGCACCTATAAATGAGATTGATGTGTATTTACGCCCATTAGTTGATGAGCTTAGCAAATTGTGGGAAAATGGCTTTCAAACTCATGATAAGATGATTGAGAGTACATTTAATTTGCGTGGAACTGTTATGTGGACCATTAATGATTTTCCCGCTTATAgaaatttatcaagttggagcACTCACAATAAATTGGCATGTCCAGTGTGCAATGAGGatggatcgtacaccaagtTGAGAAGTAAGTATTGTCATATTGGACATTGTCACTATTTACCTATGAATCATTCATGGCGCAAAAATACTCAACTATTTAATGGTCGTCGAGAGATGAGACATCGTCCACAAGAATTCTCAGGCAATGATATACTTGATCAATTTAATTACCTTGTACCCCATAAGTTTGGTAAACATGATAGCAATAAAGATAGGAAGAGGAAACGGAATGTTGAAGAATTAAATTGGACAAGGAAGAGTATTTTTTTCGAGTTGGAATACTGGTCCAAATTAAAGATTAGGCATAATCTTGACGTTATGCATATTGAGAAGAATATATTTGATTATTTGATCGGGACATTGCTGAATACGGGGAAGTCAAAGGATACCCTCAAGGCGAGGATGGATTTACAAGACATGAATATTAGGGAAAGTTTGCATTTGAAACTAAATGCACGTAATATATTGGATAAGCACTTGGCTCAATATGTATTCAAGTCATCTGAGCGTAAAGATTTCTTGCACTGGTTGGAATCAATTAAATTTTCAGGTGGTTATGCAGTAAATATATCCCATAAAGTGAGTGTGGATGAAGGGAATGTGTTATGTTTGAAGAGCCATGATTGTCATATGTTGATGCAACGTGTACTTCCAGTGGGAGTtagaaaacatttgaaaaagaagATATATGGCCCACTTGTTGAGCTGTCAAGTTTCTTCCAACAAATATGTGCAAAGACACTAATTGTTTCTGATCTTGATAAGTTGGAAGAAGACATTATCCTCATATTGTGCAAACTAGAGAAAATATTCCCGCCTGCATTCTTTGTTCCCATGGTTCACTTAACAGTGCACTTACCACGTGAAGCAAAATTGGCAGGACCAGTCGGATACCGGTGGATGTATCTTGTAGAAAGGTAA